A portion of the Candidatus Zixiibacteriota bacterium genome contains these proteins:
- a CDS encoding MGMT family protein, which translates to MTDNFHQRVIALIKKIPQGKVATYGQIAGLAGSPRAARQVVRALHSSSVKEGLPWHRVVNAAGRISLPRRGGYEEQQKLLEYEGVTFKADGAIDFDRYLWSGHKTGM; encoded by the coding sequence ATGACCGACAATTTTCACCAACGAGTTATCGCCCTGATCAAGAAGATACCCCAAGGCAAAGTGGCCACCTATGGCCAGATCGCCGGGCTGGCCGGTTCCCCACGCGCTGCTCGGCAAGTGGTCCGCGCTCTGCACTCATCGTCGGTGAAGGAAGGTCTCCCCTGGCATCGGGTTGTAAACGCCGCAGGACGGATCTCCCTGCCTCGTCGCGGTGGCTACGAGGAGCAGCAGAAGCTGCTGGAGTATGAGGGAGTTACCTTCAAAGCTGACGGGGCCATCGATTTCGACAGGTATCTCTGGAGTGGACACAAGACCGGGATGTGA
- a CDS encoding OmpA family protein: MKRIALLMCLLAVLAAGCGVNKEYVAEQIGASEGRTAAQVATLKDKTDANAAEVERLRTLAGELSTKTDLAINEAKGFENYQIIWSGVINFDFDSWDITATGEQILSEAGVKMEQHPQSLIEIEGHTDGTGSGKYNMMLGEKRANSSKRFLAERFGISLYRMFIISYGKSKPASMPDEREAASKNRRVTLKVWGNP; encoded by the coding sequence ATGAAGAGAATCGCTTTACTGATGTGCCTGCTGGCTGTATTGGCTGCAGGCTGCGGGGTCAACAAGGAATATGTCGCTGAGCAAATCGGCGCCTCGGAAGGTCGCACTGCTGCTCAGGTGGCCACCCTGAAGGACAAGACCGATGCCAACGCGGCCGAGGTCGAGCGGTTGAGAACTCTGGCCGGTGAACTATCAACCAAAACCGATCTGGCCATCAACGAGGCCAAAGGATTTGAAAACTACCAGATCATCTGGTCCGGCGTTATCAATTTCGACTTCGATAGTTGGGATATCACAGCCACCGGTGAGCAGATACTCAGCGAGGCCGGCGTCAAGATGGAACAACATCCGCAATCACTGATCGAAATCGAAGGTCACACCGACGGCACCGGCTCGGGCAAATACAATATGATGCTCGGTGAGAAACGCGCCAATTCATCCAAACGATTCCTGGCCGAGCGCTTCGGCATTTCGTTGTATCGGATGTTTATCATCTCCTATGGAAAATCCAAACCGGCCTCTATGCCTGATGAACGCGAGGCTGCCTCGAAGAACCGCCGCGTCACTTTGAAAGTCTGGGGCAATCCGTAA
- a CDS encoding carbohydrate ABC transporter permease, whose product MVETGARTRDVLRYLGLGLILAAMSYPLLWMMRIAVMDLSSSLGTSGWLEGGFTLANFADLLSQGGLGRAFANSMLVGLSVTLGNILFCFMTGYSLARFRLLSNRLMFVSVIVVLMIPAHIVIIPLYVLMMKARLYDTYWALILPFLVNPIGIFLVKQYVESIPPSMEEAARIDGASDLRILLTIVMPLCRPALAVLAIQVFFTNWNSFLFPFILTSSAELRTLPVALALLQGHQAIDWPHLMAGSTIAVLPVLLVFILLQRQIVSGITAGALKQ is encoded by the coding sequence GTGGTAGAAACCGGAGCGCGTACACGAGACGTTCTGAGATACCTGGGGCTTGGTCTGATCCTGGCCGCCATGTCCTATCCTCTGCTGTGGATGATGCGGATTGCCGTGATGGATCTCTCCAGCAGTCTTGGTACATCCGGATGGTTGGAGGGTGGTTTCACCCTGGCCAATTTCGCCGACCTGCTTTCTCAAGGTGGACTGGGACGGGCCTTCGCAAACTCGATGTTGGTCGGCCTCTCGGTCACGCTGGGCAATATCCTGTTTTGTTTCATGACCGGCTATTCGCTGGCCCGCTTTCGTCTGTTGTCCAATCGCCTCATGTTCGTCTCGGTCATTGTCGTGCTGATGATACCGGCCCACATAGTGATCATTCCACTTTACGTCTTGATGATGAAAGCACGTCTCTACGACACTTACTGGGCGCTGATCCTCCCCTTCCTGGTGAACCCGATCGGGATTTTCCTGGTCAAGCAGTATGTGGAGTCCATCCCACCCTCGATGGAAGAAGCGGCGCGCATCGACGGAGCCTCCGACTTGCGAATCCTTCTGACCATAGTGATGCCACTCTGTCGCCCCGCCCTGGCCGTACTGGCTATTCAGGTCTTTTTTACCAATTGGAATTCGTTCCTCTTCCCGTTCATACTCACGTCCAGCGCCGAACTGCGAACTTTGCCCGTGGCTTTGGCGCTACTGCAGGGACACCAGGCAATCGACTGGCCGCACCTGATGGCTGGTTCGACGATTGCCGTACTGCCGGTGCTGCTGGTTTTCATATTGCTCCAGCGTCAGATCGTCTCGGGCATAACAGCCGGTGCCCTAAAACAATAA
- a CDS encoding porin family protein, whose product MRTSVTTQIAVLALVVLSLPAQAADYSIKKGATGISGSLGFGGNTGDLFKDYSGQAKLNYHVATEVKFFISDHVAIGLSMALSGSSLAGRRMYDAALGPMVTAYPGHSSAKLKPFVTLGVYTLSSKAREMHWVDAGWMYPGPTEVGLNIEYSGKAVYVAAGMTAMLTKHLGLSNEFRFSMERRMPKNYPLYLPELVGRERSGQRFELSVGLSAFLF is encoded by the coding sequence GTGCGAACAAGTGTAACAACCCAGATAGCCGTGCTGGCTTTGGTAGTGCTTAGTCTTCCCGCCCAAGCCGCCGACTACTCGATCAAGAAGGGTGCTACCGGCATTTCCGGAAGTCTCGGCTTCGGCGGCAATACCGGTGATTTATTCAAAGACTACTCGGGCCAGGCAAAACTAAACTACCATGTTGCCACCGAGGTGAAGTTCTTCATTTCCGACCACGTGGCGATAGGACTATCGATGGCCCTCTCCGGGTCATCACTAGCGGGAAGGAGAATGTATGATGCAGCCCTCGGACCGATGGTCACGGCCTACCCTGGTCACAGCTCTGCCAAACTGAAACCTTTTGTCACTCTGGGTGTCTACACACTGTCGTCCAAAGCCAGGGAGATGCACTGGGTGGATGCCGGCTGGATGTATCCGGGTCCGACGGAAGTTGGGCTCAACATCGAATACTCCGGCAAAGCCGTCTACGTTGCCGCCGGTATGACAGCCATGTTAACCAAACACCTGGGCCTGTCAAACGAGTTCAGATTCAGCATGGAACGTCGTATGCCGAAGAATTATCCCCTCTACCTCCCAGAGCTGGTCGGACGCGAACGGAGCGGGCAACGTTTTGAACTGTCGGTCGGACTGAGTGCGTTTCTCTTCTGA
- a CDS encoding response regulator translates to MNLLLISRPNDEWLTLTNQCTAMDINVITANSCRKGLKILETDSSIDMVITEDITGDDDVKKLLRRVNSSLRLQDIPIVVAGKSFGSSFINELLGLGVQDIILLPVAKETLQAKVEKAVMEGKRTVLVVDDEPAIVDIIREHLELERFTVLTAYDAEQGLEVLKKNQVHAVVSDVYLPGMSGIELLMAVKKDYPGIPFLVITGFAGKFSPRDALTMGADGYFAKPFKNVEMVYTLRRVLQRYSARSNTTRSTTPSRTEPA, encoded by the coding sequence ATGAATCTCTTACTAATCTCCCGCCCCAACGACGAGTGGTTGACCCTAACAAACCAGTGTACCGCGATGGACATAAATGTCATCACTGCCAACTCATGCCGAAAAGGTCTCAAGATACTCGAAACAGATTCGTCAATTGATATGGTGATCACCGAGGATATAACGGGTGATGACGACGTTAAGAAACTCCTGAGACGAGTAAACTCCAGCCTGCGCCTACAGGACATCCCGATTGTCGTGGCCGGGAAGTCGTTTGGCTCGTCCTTTATCAACGAGCTTCTTGGCCTTGGCGTGCAGGATATCATCCTGCTACCGGTAGCCAAGGAGACCCTTCAGGCCAAGGTCGAAAAGGCTGTCATGGAAGGAAAGCGTACCGTGCTGGTAGTGGATGACGAACCGGCCATTGTCGACATTATCAGAGAACATCTGGAGCTGGAACGATTCACCGTCCTCACCGCCTACGACGCCGAACAAGGTTTAGAGGTGCTGAAAAAGAACCAGGTTCATGCTGTTGTTTCTGATGTCTACCTGCCCGGGATGTCCGGCATAGAGTTGCTGATGGCCGTAAAGAAAGACTATCCCGGTATACCGTTCCTCGTAATCACGGGATTCGCCGGGAAGTTTTCGCCACGGGATGCTCTGACCATGGGCGCCGACGGATACTTTGCCAAACCATTCAAAAACGTGGAAATGGTTTACACACTCAGGCGTGTTCTGCAACGCTACTCCGCTCGGAGTAACACCACCCGATCCACAACTCCGAGCAGGACCGAGCCGGCCTGA
- a CDS encoding DUF72 domain-containing protein: MSDNGQSSASVDVRIGTSGYSFDDWRGRFYPEKTVKGKMLDYYVQHFRTVEINSTYYRIPHPAVMANITRKAPNGFDFMVKVPQSFTHRRSDLEDDLAKYREALSPMVESGKLAGLLAQFPYSFKFSPDGLDYLQSLRLALAEFSLFAEFRHDSWVNRTMYDRLRSDQTGYVCVDEPELPGLLKPDLFCTTKTAYVRLHGRNAQQWWDGGPLRYDYSYSEDEMREWKERIDKLIAKKKADRVYVFFNNCHHGQAASNAVNFEAMFGV; the protein is encoded by the coding sequence ATGAGTGACAATGGTCAATCATCTGCGTCGGTCGATGTTCGCATTGGGACGTCCGGATACAGTTTCGATGACTGGCGCGGCCGCTTCTATCCTGAAAAGACGGTCAAGGGAAAGATGCTCGACTACTACGTGCAGCATTTTCGCACGGTGGAAATCAACTCGACCTATTACCGCATCCCCCACCCGGCCGTCATGGCCAACATCACCAGAAAAGCGCCGAATGGTTTTGACTTTATGGTAAAGGTGCCACAATCTTTCACGCACCGCCGGTCCGACCTTGAGGACGACCTGGCCAAATATCGAGAAGCGCTCAGCCCTATGGTCGAATCCGGTAAGCTGGCCGGGTTGTTGGCTCAGTTTCCGTACTCGTTCAAGTTTTCGCCGGACGGGCTCGATTACCTGCAATCGCTGCGCCTGGCTCTGGCCGAGTTTTCTTTGTTCGCCGAATTCCGGCATGACTCGTGGGTCAATCGCACCATGTATGATCGATTGCGCTCCGATCAGACCGGCTACGTGTGCGTTGATGAACCAGAGCTACCGGGTCTGTTGAAACCCGATCTGTTTTGTACCACCAAAACCGCCTACGTGCGGCTACATGGTCGCAATGCGCAGCAGTGGTGGGACGGCGGCCCCCTTCGCTACGACTACAGCTACTCCGAAGACGAAATGCGCGAGTGGAAGGAAAGAATCGACAAACTGATCGCCAAAAAGAAGGCAGACCGCGTTTACGTTTTCTTCAATAATTGCCACCACGGACAAGCAGCGTCGAATGCCGTGAATTTCGAAGCCATGTTCGGCGTATGA
- a CDS encoding extracellular solute-binding protein, translated as MLKISLVTVLTACAIAGTARATTTIEWWQFWTDPGVKPTIEAIVDDFEKANPDFEVKLTDLTWANGHEKIVVALASGAGPDVLELGSDWLAQFASSGHLKDLSEHLAGDTADYHGYSMADYNGKLYAKPWILGTRVLFANRSLLIRAEYDSGFAPVTMDQLKQAALKVDSLGSDIYGWGSNTAEKHRLYKKFLPFFWSYGAQIFTDDNRYCVLTSTKAVDALSIYKELHDSCGFVSNQRGIEDAFLDGKVGFIISGDWLLKRIEREQRDIDLVSTLMPGLKYPGRSFLGGEYLVVNASSENSEGAVKLIDFITTAANQVRFCKANRSANPSSNIAQEDPYFKSNMHLQTFIKQMSMVKHPPVDPDWVYIESAIEEAVEDALFGSGHPAEALLKARQKIEALKKK; from the coding sequence ATGTTGAAAATATCACTGGTTACCGTTCTGACCGCTTGTGCCATCGCCGGCACTGCCAGGGCCACCACGACCATCGAGTGGTGGCAGTTTTGGACCGATCCGGGTGTGAAGCCAACCATCGAAGCAATAGTCGATGATTTTGAGAAAGCCAACCCCGACTTCGAAGTGAAACTGACTGACCTCACCTGGGCCAATGGTCATGAAAAGATCGTGGTCGCCCTGGCTTCGGGTGCAGGACCCGATGTTCTGGAACTTGGCTCGGATTGGTTGGCGCAGTTTGCATCGTCCGGACATCTGAAAGATCTGTCTGAGCACCTCGCCGGAGACACTGCCGACTATCATGGCTACAGCATGGCTGATTACAACGGCAAACTATACGCAAAACCCTGGATACTTGGCACACGGGTCCTATTCGCCAACCGATCCCTGCTGATCCGGGCGGAATATGATTCAGGCTTTGCTCCTGTCACCATGGACCAGCTCAAGCAGGCTGCGTTGAAGGTCGATTCACTCGGCAGCGACATTTACGGTTGGGGTTCCAACACGGCCGAGAAGCATCGTCTGTACAAAAAGTTCCTGCCTTTCTTCTGGTCCTACGGCGCCCAGATTTTCACCGATGACAACCGCTACTGTGTTCTGACCTCTACCAAAGCGGTGGATGCACTATCGATATACAAGGAACTGCACGATTCATGTGGATTTGTGTCCAACCAACGCGGCATAGAGGACGCCTTTCTCGATGGAAAAGTGGGCTTCATTATCTCGGGTGACTGGCTGCTGAAACGTATCGAACGCGAACAGCGTGACATCGATCTGGTCTCGACTCTGATGCCTGGTTTGAAATACCCCGGTCGCTCCTTTCTTGGAGGCGAGTATCTGGTCGTAAATGCATCTAGTGAAAACAGCGAAGGTGCCGTGAAGCTGATCGACTTCATTACCACGGCCGCCAACCAGGTTCGTTTCTGCAAGGCTAATCGCTCGGCCAACCCGTCCAGCAATATCGCCCAGGAGGACCCATACTTCAAATCAAATATGCACCTCCAGACGTTCATCAAACAGATGTCGATGGTCAAGCATCCACCGGTCGATCCTGATTGGGTATATATCGAATCAGCCATTGAAGAAGCGGTTGAGGATGCTTTGTTCGGCTCGGGCCATCCTGCTGAGGCGCTGCTGAAGGCCAGGCAGAAAATCGAAGCCCTGAAAAAGAAATGA
- a CDS encoding YiiX/YebB-like N1pC/P60 family cysteine hydrolase, with translation MNESLVHSYTINGLVLQTGDVICTSDGQEGSLAGQFWRLIGKLIPGEVDHSIVYVGPEGRCVEAGPKGVITFNIVGDRWDASAMDDQRGSLIDTLCGVVYPLENLDLSSDEESHIRTKVARYCLAQVGKEYNINFLNSETEDKFYCSQLAYKAYQPFGIDLNTEKEVPNLPGTRSIVFPQEIWAGLPHKRATQ, from the coding sequence ATGAACGAATCACTTGTTCACTCCTATACGATCAACGGGCTGGTGCTCCAGACCGGTGACGTTATTTGCACTTCAGATGGGCAGGAAGGAAGTCTTGCCGGACAGTTCTGGCGTCTTATCGGCAAGCTGATCCCCGGCGAGGTGGATCATTCGATAGTATATGTGGGACCGGAAGGACGATGTGTAGAGGCCGGACCGAAGGGAGTCATCACTTTCAATATTGTCGGCGACCGCTGGGATGCATCGGCCATGGATGACCAGCGCGGAAGTCTTATCGATACTCTCTGTGGAGTAGTTTACCCCCTCGAGAACCTGGACCTGTCGTCTGATGAAGAGAGCCATATTCGCACCAAGGTAGCCCGGTACTGTCTGGCCCAGGTTGGGAAAGAATACAACATCAATTTCCTCAACTCCGAAACGGAAGACAAATTCTATTGCTCCCAACTGGCGTACAAAGCGTACCAGCCATTTGGAATCGATCTTAACACCGAAAAGGAAGTCCCAAACCTTCCCGGTACCCGCAGCATCGTGTTCCCCCAGGAGATTTGGGCGGGTCTTCCGCACAAACGGGCAACGCAGTGA
- a CDS encoding sugar ABC transporter permease, producing the protein MKLRPSSSFVLSSPWLITFVFFWLFPLLYSLVMGFTNYQLLSSEFDWVGWGNYRELLHDHDFQSALKNTFVFVLGTIPVTTVLALVMALMVNRRFRGRALFRAGFFLPSVTSMVVIALIFTNLFQRGGYMALLTRLAGLTPPEHGFLFDSSTALYSIMGMDVWMSVGYYMLIFLAGLKGIPEELYEAAELAGAGRWRRFWSITLPLLRPVALFIVVINTIKSFQVFVEIFVMTKGKFDTATAVYFIYEQGLQTQFRFGYASAAAYLLFVIIAAFSILQMLLLRRRQALW; encoded by the coding sequence ATGAAACTAAGGCCGTCGAGTAGCTTTGTACTGTCGTCCCCCTGGCTGATCACTTTCGTTTTTTTCTGGTTGTTCCCTCTCCTGTATTCACTGGTGATGGGGTTTACCAACTACCAACTGCTGTCCAGTGAATTTGACTGGGTCGGCTGGGGCAACTACCGTGAACTACTCCACGATCACGACTTCCAATCGGCCTTGAAGAACACTTTTGTGTTCGTTCTGGGGACGATCCCGGTAACTACGGTGTTGGCGTTGGTGATGGCCTTGATGGTCAATCGACGGTTCCGTGGGCGTGCTCTTTTTCGGGCCGGGTTTTTCCTGCCGTCGGTTACCTCGATGGTGGTCATCGCGCTGATCTTTACCAATTTGTTTCAGCGTGGCGGCTACATGGCGCTGTTGACCAGATTGGCCGGCCTGACCCCGCCGGAGCATGGCTTTCTGTTTGATAGTTCGACGGCGCTCTACTCGATAATGGGTATGGATGTCTGGATGTCGGTAGGCTACTATATGTTGATCTTCCTGGCCGGACTCAAAGGGATACCCGAGGAGTTGTATGAAGCCGCCGAGTTGGCTGGGGCCGGGCGTTGGCGTCGTTTCTGGTCGATCACGCTGCCGCTTTTGCGCCCGGTAGCACTGTTCATCGTAGTCATCAACACCATCAAGTCGTTTCAAGTATTCGTGGAAATCTTCGTGATGACCAAGGGCAAGTTCGACACGGCCACCGCGGTCTACTTCATCTATGAGCAGGGACTGCAAACCCAGTTTCGCTTCGGCTATGCGTCGGCCGCCGCCTATTTACTGTTTGTCATTATAGCCGCTTTTTCCATCCTGCAAATGCTGCTTCTGAGACGGAGGCAGGCATTGTGGTAG
- a CDS encoding ATP-binding cassette domain-containing protein, with product MQLKLENISKSYGDTIAVDKLTLEVPRGVIYGIIGPNGAGKTTTIRMVMNITVPDSGSVLVDGEPVGHDFTNRVGYLPEERGLYKKMTVLEIIRYLAQLKGYASGRAQAEAGPWLARMDLSDYRDRKVEELSKGMQQKLQFITTILHRPDLIILDELFSGLDPLNIELIKDIILELKREGKTILFSTHVMEQAEKLCDHVCMISKGKKVIDGSMADVKARFGTNSVQIDMDGDGHFLKGLSGVKHVREFNNYLELELDDSVNCNDLLKLIADRVTVRRFEMVEPSLYSIFIETAKTDPTKLESPQGDALV from the coding sequence ATGCAGTTGAAACTTGAAAACATCAGCAAAAGCTACGGTGACACCATCGCCGTCGACAAGTTGACCCTGGAAGTCCCGCGCGGCGTTATTTACGGGATCATCGGTCCCAACGGTGCGGGGAAAACCACCACCATCCGCATGGTGATGAACATCACGGTACCGGATTCGGGATCAGTGCTGGTTGACGGAGAGCCGGTCGGGCACGATTTCACCAATCGGGTCGGCTATCTGCCGGAGGAGCGTGGTCTTTACAAGAAAATGACGGTGCTGGAGATCATCCGCTATCTGGCTCAGTTGAAAGGGTATGCTTCCGGTCGCGCCCAAGCCGAGGCCGGCCCCTGGCTTGCGCGTATGGATTTGTCCGACTATCGAGACCGTAAGGTTGAGGAGTTATCCAAGGGGATGCAGCAGAAACTCCAGTTCATAACCACCATACTACACAGACCGGATTTGATTATCCTTGACGAACTGTTCAGCGGTCTCGACCCGCTCAATATCGAACTGATCAAAGATATCATTCTCGAACTCAAACGTGAAGGGAAGACCATCCTGTTTTCCACTCATGTGATGGAGCAGGCCGAAAAACTGTGCGATCATGTATGTATGATATCGAAAGGCAAAAAGGTCATCGACGGCAGTATGGCCGATGTTAAGGCTCGATTCGGAACGAACTCGGTGCAAATCGATATGGACGGCGATGGACACTTCCTGAAGGGGTTATCGGGCGTAAAGCACGTGAGAGAGTTCAATAACTATCTTGAGTTGGAACTGGACGACTCGGTCAATTGCAACGATCTTTTGAAACTGATCGCCGACAGGGTAACTGTGCGTCGATTTGAGATGGTCGAGCCTTCGCTATACAGCATCTTCATCGAAACGGCAAAGACCGATCCGACAAAGCTGGAATCTCCGCAAGGAGATGCACTTGTCTAA